From the Methanobacterium sp. CWC-01 genome, the window CATACCAATGTAAAATAGCAGGGGTTCTTCAAATTTTCGAAAACCCCAGTAGCCCATTATTAAAATTATCATACAAAATATGAAGTTAACGGCGACCAGTGGATCCGAAGTGACGGGCATATTTTTCACCTCAGTAGTATTCTATTCCTTTTTAAATTTATTATTTTTCCAGGGATGAATTGGCATATTATTCTAGGGAGGATCGATTTTTCTAGAATTGCCCCTAAATTAGCCGGGACATGTATACTCCGCAGTGAAAATACGTCACCTTTGCTGATCTTAGTTGTGGGGGCTCTGGGGAACAATTCCTGGGGACTGATTTTTGGTGATAATGGGATGGTTAATCATCCATCGGCAGATAATTTTTTTTAAAGATGGCCTCTCCAGTAACTTTTCAAGAGCTGCACTGCCTCATCCTCCCCCACATCGTACCAGTGGTGGTAGGCCTCCGCCACGGCAAAACTCCACCCCCCACGGACATTGGGGCAGTATATAGCATCAAAATCTTCTTTAAGCATCTCCAAAGCTTCCAAATGGGCGGTGGGCGTGGCCACAATCCTCTGTTTAACTTCCTGATTTTTAAGGGCCCGGAGGGCGGCCAGTAAGGTGTAACCTGAGGCCACCCCATCATCGGTGAGGATCACGGTTTTATCCTGGATATCCAGCTCCCCATACTGTTCTCTGAATTTCAGTATACGCCTTTTCACCTTTTCCTGAGTCTGGGCCAGGCCCTGGTTGATGGTGGCTTCATCCAATCCCAACCTGGTAATCAGGTCCTGGTTAAGAGCCACAGTCCCATCGAAGGCCACCGCCCCGTACCCCGCTTCAGGGTTCCAGGGAAGGGTTACCTTGCTGGTCACCGCCACATCCAACTTTAGGTGAAGTTCATGGGCCAGCACCAGCCCTACTGGAACACCACCGGAGGGTATGGCTAGTACTACAGAATCAGAGTCCCTGAATTCGGTTAACATTCCAGACAATACTCTTCCTGCTTCCTCCCGGTCCTGGAACACCCTTATACGATCCTTCAGATCGGGCAGTTCCACCAGGCCAGGGATGGATGTATCTATCTTCATTTATATCCCCCATTACTAATTTAGTGGTAGATCTTGTAGTGATGCAGCCAGGCCAGCTGCGTTGTTATAGAAAACCGAAAGTAATATGCCCACTACTTTCCCTTCCTGGATCACCGGTGATCCACTGTCTCCAGGGAGGGGAAGGGCAGTATGGGCAAAGGCCAGGTAATGATAGGTCTTGCCCAGGGTCATGATCTGGCAGTGGTTTTTCTCTTCCCCGTGCAGGGTGTAAGCCGGCCCGATCTCTGGTTCTCCCAGTAAAGAGAACTCCATCTGGGAGGAGTGGGCCCTAACTTCAATCACTGCCAGGTCGTAGTCCATCCAGATCTCCAGCACCATACCGGGCCGACCATTCAATAGGACCTTATCTCCGATAGTACAACCACCCACCTTTAAAAGATGCTGAACGGTGAGAACACAATTTTTATTCTGATACCTGATTACGGCACCAATTACTCCTGGTTTTTCATGACAGAATATGTCCTGGCCGGCTTTGATCATACCATCACCCCCCTCCAAAAAAACGGGGGTCCCCATGAGTCTATTATTATATTTAATATGTATCTGGTAGCATAAACAAACTAGTCAAGCGCAGTGTAACAAGGCGGAATAGGGAACCTAGCCCCCCCTTAATAGAATAAGATAGGTGAATAGGATGCCATCTAAGGGAATTCCTCAGGTCACAGGGCAAAAAACCGTTATGAATAAAAAAAAGGATTAGTGATGTTGAATTAGCGCTATCCTGACTCCGTTTGGGTCTTCTAAGAAGGCCAGGGTCCCCACGGTTATGGGTATCGGGTCCATGGTTATTTTGGCACCTTTAGATTTGAGTTCTTCCACGGTGGTGTTTATGTCATCCACATCCATTCCTATTGAAAATAGTCCAGGTTCGTCTACGGGATTTTTAATGATTTCTACCATGGTTTCTCCTTCACCCTTGAGTAGGGTGATGGTTCCTGCGGGGCCTAGATCGTATTGACTATCAATTTCCAATCCCATAACTTCTGTGTAGAATTTAATGGACTCCTCCATATCCTCAACTATGATGGTGGCGTATTTAACCTTCATATTTTATCACCTCATGAATAATGTTTATAATTAATTTCAGGTCTCTTGAACATTTTT encodes:
- a CDS encoding phosphoribosyltransferase; this translates as MKIDTSIPGLVELPDLKDRIRVFQDREEAGRVLSGMLTEFRDSDSVVLAIPSGGVPVGLVLAHELHLKLDVAVTSKVTLPWNPEAGYGAVAFDGTVALNQDLITRLGLDEATINQGLAQTQEKVKRRILKFREQYGELDIQDKTVILTDDGVASGYTLLAALRALKNQEVKQRIVATPTAHLEALEMLKEDFDAIYCPNVRGGWSFAVAEAYHHWYDVGEDEAVQLLKSYWRGHL
- a CDS encoding VOC family protein, whose product is MKVKYATIIVEDMEESIKFYTEVMGLEIDSQYDLGPAGTITLLKGEGETMVEIIKNPVDEPGLFSIGMDVDDINTTVEELKSKGAKITMDPIPITVGTLAFLEDPNGVRIALIQHH